A segment of the Desulfurispora thermophila DSM 16022 genome:
TTGAAGAGTGGCTGAAAAGCAGGCTGCAGGGAGACGAAAAAAAGGGTGCTGGCCGGCGGAGGGCCAGGATAGCGCCCGGCATCTACCTGCAGCAGGTGATGGAACTGGTGCGCAAAAAGCTGCAGCAGGAACACAATATCTGCCTGCGTCTGATTACACTGGGAGCAAGCTGGAGTGTTAAAGAAACATCCAAGTGCGCCACCGTGTTTAACGAAAGCAATATTTATTACCGGCTGGGCCGGACGCGACCGCGTAAAGGCGAGTACAGCGGCCGGGAACTGGTTGTCTTCGAACTGGTCATGGACGGTCACAAACACAATGTGTTTTTGCCCATGTTGACCCGTCTGGACGAACTGAGCGGGAAGGTGGGTTACCCGGTGGAAAGGGAACTACCTCGCCTGGAGGCCACCGGCAAGTATCGTTTTAAACTGCTCTTTCCCTGTGCGGGAGAAGACGATGCGGAACTGCCCGACATTTTCTTTCTGGCGGAAAAAATAGCTGCATTTGTCAGTAGCACGGTTGAGCTGTTGACAAATCTTGGTGTAAAATAAACCCGGTGATGGGGAATGCGGGCAGGGAATAGCCGGGCCGGCGATATCATGGTGCCGGTGCAGGATTACATTACTATTTATGAAGACCAGTCGGTTTTTGAGGCCATAAAAAAAATGCGCCAGTCCTTTCACCAAATCAGTGGTGCCCTGCACGGACACCGCAGCATGCTGGTGCTGGACAGGGCAGGAAACCTGACCGGCATAGTAACTCTGAAAAGCCTGCTCAGAGCGCTGGGTCTGAAGGAACTGGCCGAGGATATTATTATTCGTGCCGAGTCCTGGGGCTGGTATTTTACCGGCTGTCAATGGCAGGACAGCAAACTGTGCATCAAGGACGTGATGCGGCCCATCTCTCTGGCCACGGTAGATGTGGAGGATGATATCTACAAGGCAGCGGAGACTCTGCTCAGGCATAACATCAACTCCCTGCCGGTGATGAATGGTAAAAAGCTGGTGGGGATTATCCGGACAATTGATATATTTATGGCTCTGGACAACTTATTTCTGGAATGAAGTAACTTTAACCCGGCGCTGCCGGGTTTTGTTATTGGCCATTGGCCAGGATTGCAACACTGCTTGGGGGAAGTCCTGGGAGTTGCCTTTTTAAACAGCACTCGGGGGGTAACCCTTATGGGCGGTCGGGTGATGAAAAATTGGACAGGGGGTTGGGGAAAATCTCAACACCCGGGAGGGGGAGGAACAATCAACAGCTTGTCAATTGTGCTTTTTATCCTTTTCACAACTGGCATCAACTTTGCACTATGCGTAACAAAGAGAGGAGGGAAGCAAGCCATTAAAATGACTGCGGGAGAGGAGATGTTTTAAATGAAGGAAGATAAAAACAAAGAAAGCAAGACGGCGGGGTTGCTCAAGGCAGCTTTCTACGCCCTGGCCGCGGCGGCGGTTTACTACCTGGTCTTCAGGTACAACCAGCAAATGATGCAGATCATCACCTCAAAAACAATCAAAGCGCCTTTGTTAACCATGGCAACGGTGGTGGTTGTAGCCTACCTTTATGGGACGGCCGTGGCTAAATTTATCAAACACACTCTGGAAGAGAAACTTTCTTCCCAGAGCCTGCGGGAGGAGTGAAAATATGGCCGGTGCAGTGGAAATCCCCGCCGGGGTGGAAGCGATCAAATTCATAGCCATGACACCCAAAATGGCCTTTTCGCTGGTGGGCATTGGTTTTGTGGGGGGTATGCTCAGCGGTTTTTTGGGCTCGGGTGGCGCTTTTATTATGACTCCGGCCATGATGAGCCTGGGAATACCCGGCATTATGGCCGTGGCCGCTAACATTACCCACAAGTTCGGCAAGGCCATCATGGGTTCCAAAAAACACGGTGAATATGGCAATGTGGACAAGCGCATGGGGCTGGTAATGTTCATCGCCCTCTTTATTGGTGTTAAGCTGGCTGTGACGTTGAGTAAAAGTATTCTGGCCAAAGCGGGTACGGCTGGCTCCAACCTGTACATCAGCTTGATGTTTGTGGGTATCTTGACCTGGGTGGCCTGGTTTATGTACCGCGACATCAAACGGGCGGCGGCAGGAGGTGTACCCTCCCGGGGTGGTCTGGCGGATAAAATTGGCAAGCTGAATATCCCGCCCATGATCCACTTTAAGGTGGCCGGTGTGCGCTGCTCGCTCTGGTTGGCCCTGCTGGTGGGGTTGGCGACCGGATTTTTGGCCGGTACAATTGGTGTGGGCGGCTTTATCGGTGTGCCGGCCATGATCTACCTGTTGGGCGTGCCCACCTATGTGGCGGCCGGTACCGAGCTTTTTTTGGCCATCTTTTCCGGTATGCAGGGTGCCTACCTCTACGCCATCAGCGGTTTGGTGGACCTGCGCATTACTCTGTTGCTTTATGTAGGTTCACTGGTGGGGTTGACCATTGGTGCGGTGGGCACCAGAGTGGTGCGGGGCAGCCAGATCAAGCTGGCCATGGTCTGCATCATAGCCATGGTGGCCGTCAGCCGGGCCATGATGGTGCCCAAATATTTGGCTGATATGAAAATCATTGTGCTGAGCAATCAGGCCGGCAACTGGGTTACGATCGCCAGCAATATATTCCTGTATGGTAGCGGTTTGATTGGCTGTGCCCTGATTATTTACTGGATGTTCCAGGCCTGGCAACGGGCCCGGAAGGTTGAAGCTGGAGCGGTGCGCACAGGTGCCGTGGTCGAGAACTAACAGTAGGGGTAAGTTATCTGTACTCAGGAGAAATAAATTAGGGTGCGGGAGTATTGAGCACCATGGCCGGGCAGTAAGGGCTCTGTCCGGCTTTTTGCTTTGCTCTGAAAACCTTGCAGGGAGATGAATGTTAACTGCTACTTCTGACACGGTGTAGGCGGTAAACAGGTATTTTTGAACGGTTTTGGTTTGCGGTAATGGGTGATATGGGGAATTAATAACAGAGAGGAAGTCTACTGGTTTGATGGCGGAAAATAAGTTAAAATAATAAATGTGCAGGGGGTGAGCATTATGAAACGCAGTTTTACCAACAGGTTGCTCATCCTGGTCTTTTTGCTTTTGACCATCCCGCTTTTGTTAACCGTCTACATGCTGCAGATTATCAAAAACAGCGAAATTTCCCTGCTGGAAGAGCAAAAATCCCGCTTAAGCCATGTTGCCTATCTCTTTGAACAGCAGATCCCCTTCAGCCTGCGCGATTACATTGTGGATAGCAATTTGTCCCGCGCCGACCGCAGTGCCCGGGCGGCGGCCATTGGCAATGTAGTCAACAAGGTGATTAACGACCTGCGCCAGCAGTACCCCGATGTGCACCTGGGTTTTTACTGCCGGGATGTGGACATTTTTTACGATGGTACCAACCGGCAGTGGGAAAACTATTCCCTGCGGCGCAAGAAGGCCTTCGACGAGGTGATCCAGCGTAGCCAACCGCTGGAAGTGA
Coding sequences within it:
- a CDS encoding CBS domain-containing protein, coding for MRAGNSRAGDIMVPVQDYITIYEDQSVFEAIKKMRQSFHQISGALHGHRSMLVLDRAGNLTGIVTLKSLLRALGLKELAEDIIIRAESWGWYFTGCQWQDSKLCIKDVMRPISLATVDVEDDIYKAAETLLRHNINSLPVMNGKKLVGIIRTIDIFMALDNLFLE
- a CDS encoding sulfite exporter TauE/SafE family protein, with the translated sequence MAGAVEIPAGVEAIKFIAMTPKMAFSLVGIGFVGGMLSGFLGSGGAFIMTPAMMSLGIPGIMAVAANITHKFGKAIMGSKKHGEYGNVDKRMGLVMFIALFIGVKLAVTLSKSILAKAGTAGSNLYISLMFVGILTWVAWFMYRDIKRAAAGGVPSRGGLADKIGKLNIPPMIHFKVAGVRCSLWLALLVGLATGFLAGTIGVGGFIGVPAMIYLLGVPTYVAAGTELFLAIFSGMQGAYLYAISGLVDLRITLLLYVGSLVGLTIGAVGTRVVRGSQIKLAMVCIIAMVAVSRAMMVPKYLADMKIIVLSNQAGNWVTIASNIFLYGSGLIGCALIIYWMFQAWQRARKVEAGAVRTGAVVEN